The following is a genomic window from Chitinophaga caseinilytica.
AGCATGGCGGAAAGGGATGGAATACTTTCGAATCGTTGTACCAGCCGTTCGACAGCCTGCCGCTTTTCCGTTCCGGCCTGCCCGTGATGATCGCTGAAATGGGCTCCATACCCGACGCCGGCAACCAGGAAGGCTGGTTCCGCGATGCGTTCCAGGCCATCAGTACGCGTTTCCCCAACATCCACGCACAGGTGTTTTTCAATACGGCCCACGACACGAATGTGCCCCATGGCGATACGGCGAAGTTCCTGGACTGGACCATCCGCCAGCCCGGCCAGCTGATGGCGGCGCTGCATGGATCGCCCCGGCTGTCGGCGCCCCTGGCGCAGATCCCGCCGATCGTTACGCCCGCATCGGAGGCCGATCTTCCGGCACGCTACAAATTGCCGGAAGATATCCGGGGGCTTATTTACCAGAAAGGAGACAGTTGGTTCAGGAACCGGTACGCCCTCACGCGCCGCGAAGCCGCGCGGGATATGCAGCAGATGCAGCAACTGGGTGTAAATACCATCCGCCGGTACGGACCGGGCGTGTACGACAGGAATGTGCTCGCGGAAGCCGCCAGCCATGGCATCCGCATCCATTACGGGTTCTGGCTGCCCAACGTCAACGATATGGACAAGGATAGCGCGGCGCTCGCGCGGATGAGGGAAAGCATCCTTAAAGCGATCGTCCGCCGCCGCAACGATACTGCCATCACCGCATGGCACCTGGGCAACAACGCCTGGCAGCGCCTGGCCACGCAGCATTACAAACCGGCATTGCTCTACCAGCAGCAACGGTACCTCCGCTGGATGGAGCAACTGGCCGCGGCCATCAAAGCTGCCGATCCGTCGCGGCCGGTTACGACAGACGTACTTTTTAACCCGGGCACTGCGCCCGAACTGGCCTGGCTCCGGCAGCAGCTACCCGCCATAGATGCGTTTGGCCTGGAAGCCACCGGCGACACCATGGGCCTCAGCGCCCAGTTGGCCGGAAACGTTCCCTGCTTCATCAGCAAAATCCCAGTTGCCGCCTACGCCAAGCTCCCGCCGGCACCGGCGTTCCTCACTACGCTGCAAGACCAGGAAACGCGCGACTTCGTATCTTTCGACGGCCTCACCGATCATAACGGACGCAAAAAACCCGACTGGCACCTGGTGGCAAAGCTTTGGAAACAGGCCCCCGCTCCACCACCATTGCCGGGCGTAAAAATACTCCGGCCTTCGCGTACCGTATTGCCCGGCACCCAGCTCACTTACAACGTGCTGTTAAGCGCCGGCGCCGGCTGGCGGCTGCCCGAACCCGGAAAAGACAAGTTGCGGTACGAGTGGTACCTCGTGCAAACAGACCATTACGGCTATCCGTTCCAACTGCAACGCGTCGGAGAAGGCCCGTTCCTCAAGCTTACGATCCCCAGTGAGCCCATGCAGTACCGGCTTTACCTGGTAGCTACGCGGAACGGCAGTGTGACAACGGATTACAGTCCGCTGCATACCCCGCTTTTCCTGCAAAATATGCACCCGCGATAACGGGCGTTACGTGATACAGATTACTTTTTGAACTTTTCGGAAACCCGGAGGTTTTTCTACCAGTCTAAATAATTGCATGATGAAAAAGGTTATTCCAGCGCCACAACTATTGCTGCGCCCCGCATCAGGGACCGGGCTCATTTTGCCGGTTTAGACCGGTTAGGTGTTTTAGGCGCACCGGGCAATGCGAACGTGGCATGGGGGAATTGGGACAACTTTTCCGCTTATACCCATTCGCTGATGCCGTACGTTTCTCCAAAGGTGGCGTCCTTTTTCGGTTGAATACGCTGCCTTTCCTACATACTACCATTACCTGTTATTGCAGGACTTCCGCGATCTGATTCAGTAAATCATTCCTCATTTTGGAGTTCCGATAGTCGAGCAGGATAATAACTCCCCAGTTCCTGGCCCTGTTATAACAAATAATGGAAGATTGTCCCATGGAGTCACCGGATTTCATGTAAAGGGTGTTGTTATCGTCCGATACGATGTTCGTGCCTAATCCCATTTCCCTTTTTTCGTCTTTATAGAAGATTTTTTCAGTGATCAGGGCAGCTTTGCCAATGGTGCTTCCGGTGTCCAGCACCGCTTTTAAGTACTTTACGAGGTCTGCGGCGTTGGATTTCACGAGCCCTGCAGGCGCCGTAACGTTCCATTGGAAGAATTCCTGTATCACGCCGTTCGGGCCGTGGCCCGTAGTCCTGTTGGGTACGATAAACGCCTTCGTCAGCGAGGCGCTCATATGCAATGGGCGGAATATTCTTTCCCGGATAATGGCATCGTAGCTTTTACCGTAGGCTTTTTCCAAAATCTGGCCGAGCAAGGTATATCCAACGGTGGAATAGCGGTATTTGCCATAATCGGCCAATTCCGTGCAAGTATTGATCAGGCCCGTCAGGTTTTCCTGCGTGAAGTTTCTTAAAGGCTGCTGGGCGTCGGCTGCTATCAGTTTCCCAAAATCCACATCAGGCAACCCGGATTGGTGGGACGCGAGATCCGATATTTTGATCCGGTTCGCTATGTTTTTATGCAACACATATTCCCGGGGCAGGTAGGCGTCGATATAATCATCCAATTTGATCTTTTTATCCATTTCGGCCTGCGCAATCAGATTGGAAGTCAAAATCTTGGTGATGGAAGCGATTTCAAATATGGAATTGCTATCGATAAGCTGCCGGCTTTCCTGGCTGATTTTGCCGTAAGCGGTAAAATACGGTACATTATTGTAAATGAAGCCAACGCTGATCCCAATTTCAGGATTTGCAAGATGGCTCGCCTTTATGATGGAATCAATCCTTTTATGATAGTCCTGGCCGAAAGAAAAATTAGCCGCAAGTAAGAATCCAATTACAAATTTCAAGGATGCGTTCATTGTATCGTGTTTTAGGTGTAAAAACTAATCCGATACAAATGTGGGGAGGAAATTCCGGGCGGGCGACCGGGTAAACGAACCCGTACGCATTTGTTGCCGGAAATGGGTACGGGTAATTACAACTACGCGTACGAATAATTACAAATCACTATTTTTCAACCCCTTACGATACTCCGTAGGGGTAGTGCCAGTGTGTTTTCTGAAGGCGGTATTGAAGGAAGATTTTGAATTAAAGCCGACTTCATAGAGGATTTCAAGCACGGTTACTTTACTTTTTGACCCGTCTTTCAGGATTTCCATGGCATGTTCGATACGATAGGTATTGATGAAATCATAAAAATGTTGCCCGAGTTGATGGTTGATCAGGAGCGACAAATCCCTGACAGGAATCCCCAGGTCGTCGGCAATATCCTTGATGGTCAGGGATGGATTGAGATAGGATTTCTTGTCGCTCATGTAATCTTTCAGCTTCAAATACTCCACATTGTAAGCATTTTCATTGACAGGGGCCAGTTCGCTTTTGCCCTCTTCCAAAACGATATCCTTAACAAGTTTCAGTTTCGAATCGACCGTTCTGAACAGGTTGGGGTGATTCAATGCTTTGAACAGGTACCAACTAATGACGATCAATTCAAATATGATCAATCCTGATTTCAGCCATTCCGAAATTTCCGGATACGCCGTAAACTTAAAGATGTTCTTCGCGAGCGCAATAATATAGAAGATGGACAGGGCCACGGTGAACTGGAACAACCAGTTCAGCGAAGCAATACTGGCGCCGGCGTAATTTTCGAGGTAGATGCGCCTGGATTTCCGCAATATCATAAAAGCGGCCACGATATAGCATATCACCTGAACATGCAGGAGGATGTGGTTGAACTGTATTTCGGGCCGGGAGCTGATCTTTTGGAGAAAATCCAGTTTGGCGTCGAGGTTAACCCCGTAAAAGCGGGGTATGAGGACCAGGTTGGCCAATAGAAAAGGGATCGTATGGGCCCAATGCCTGGGCTTCAGCCTAAAATCGGTAAAGCAGACGGATAAAACGTATAAATAGAAAGTGGGGAGCTGCAGGAAAATCATAAGGTTCCTGAACATCCCGAAATTGGACGGGCCTTCGTTGAGAAAGTCGAAAATGTTGCCGCTGGTATCAATGGCGGTTAATACTAAAAAGGACGCGAAAAGGCGATTGCTTAGTTTATGTTCCGTTTTGACCGTCAGTAAAAAGCAGGATAGGAATAACGAAAAGAACACGACTATCAGTTCGATCGCAACCAGTATATTGAGTTTATCCATTCATTTTATTTTACGTATTGCATGCTACATGCAATCGTCACATCAACAAAATAACCATATTTATGGCAAACATAGCGGGCTGAGGCACTGTGGTAAAAAAACAAAACTTATCTGTTATGCCTTTGCCTCGTTCTTCCGGTAAACCGAAGGTGAAAATCCCATTACCTTGGTGAAAACACGGGAAAAGTAGGCAGGTTCATCGAAACCAAGGCGGGTAGCGATCTCGTTCAATTTAAGATTTGTAATATCGATGTATTCACAGGCTTTCTGGACCTTCAGATTAATGAAGAAGTTTATGGGAGAAATACCCGTTTCTTTCTGGAACAGCATAGAGAAATGAGAGGGTGAGTATTTGAAGTACCGGGCCATCTGATCCAGGTCCAGCTTGCGTTCTATGTTCTCCTGCATGTAGTAAATGACCTTGGCGGAAAAAGGATATTCTTTCCGGGACTTGACCGTGAAATGCTGATAGGCGTTGAGGCAGGTTAATGATGCCAGGAATGTATACAGGCACATGGAAGCATATACCATATACTCCTTTATGTACCCCATGGAAAACCTGCTGTAAATCTCTTCAAACAAACGTATCCGGTCTTGCAGCCGCGAATGCTCATCCGGTAAAATAGTGACAGGATCGGCATTAAGCGGTACGAAGCTTTTACTCATGTGGCCACGAAACTGTAACCAGTAAATAGTCCACGGATCATCTGCATCAGCACCGAAGGCATAATCGGTTGCTGCAGGTATAATGATAAACTGGCTGGCAGTTATCGTATACTTCTGGCCATGTATGGAATACCATCCTTTTCCTTCCGTGCAATAGATCAGCATGGCATAATCGCACTTATTGGTTTTCTGAACATAATGAAACTTTACCTTTGGGAAGTAGCCGATTTTACGAACGTACAGGTTGCTGATGAGCGGATCTTCACAATAGGTTTGTAAAAGCTCTTCAGGCAATGAAATGCTACGCTCCCCCTTAAAGCCTTCTTGCATCTTCTTCATTATATAAATCGTAAGATAGTATAAGTAAATAGTGATAAATGTACTTTTATCTCCAACAGCAACAAAATACTTTTACAATCATATTCAAATAATTACACCCGTATGAAGGTAAAAATCCGCATTAGTTTGGTTGTGCTATGTTCCTTCCTGTTATTTTCCTGCTCCCGTAAGATTTCAACAGGTAGACAAAAGCATCCGAATGCAAACCGGGAAATACTATCTCAGTATGTAGATCCCAGGATAGGCACCGCACATGCCCGCTGGTTTCACTTCACACCGGGAGCCATGCCTTTTGGGATGGCGAAGCCAGCCCCTTCCACCAACGGGCACCTCGGCAATAAAAGCGGATGGGAAGCTACGGGATACGATTACAGAGACAAAACAATTGAAGGCTTCCCCTGCCTGCATGAGTTCCAGATTGGGGGGATTGTCCTGATGCCCAGCACCGGTAAACTCAAAACCATTCCCGGCCCCGTTAATGATACTACAGGCATCGGTTACCGCTCGCGGTTCGACCGTTCGGATGAAATAG
Proteins encoded in this region:
- a CDS encoding serine hydrolase domain-containing protein; its protein translation is MNASLKFVIGFLLAANFSFGQDYHKRIDSIIKASHLANPEIGISVGFIYNNVPYFTAYGKISQESRQLIDSNSIFEIASITKILTSNLIAQAEMDKKIKLDDYIDAYLPREYVLHKNIANRIKISDLASHQSGLPDVDFGKLIAADAQQPLRNFTQENLTGLINTCTELADYGKYRYSTVGYTLLGQILEKAYGKSYDAIIRERIFRPLHMSASLTKAFIVPNRTTGHGPNGVIQEFFQWNVTAPAGLVKSNAADLVKYLKAVLDTGSTIGKAALITEKIFYKDEKREMGLGTNIVSDDNNTLYMKSGDSMGQSSIICYNRARNWGVIILLDYRNSKMRNDLLNQIAEVLQ
- a CDS encoding AraC family transcriptional regulator — translated: MDKLNILVAIELIVVFFSLFLSCFLLTVKTEHKLSNRLFASFLVLTAIDTSGNIFDFLNEGPSNFGMFRNLMIFLQLPTFYLYVLSVCFTDFRLKPRHWAHTIPFLLANLVLIPRFYGVNLDAKLDFLQKISSRPEIQFNHILLHVQVICYIVAAFMILRKSRRIYLENYAGASIASLNWLFQFTVALSIFYIIALAKNIFKFTAYPEISEWLKSGLIIFELIVISWYLFKALNHPNLFRTVDSKLKLVKDIVLEEGKSELAPVNENAYNVEYLKLKDYMSDKKSYLNPSLTIKDIADDLGIPVRDLSLLINHQLGQHFYDFINTYRIEHAMEILKDGSKSKVTVLEILYEVGFNSKSSFNTAFRKHTGTTPTEYRKGLKNSDL
- a CDS encoding AraC family transcriptional regulator, with the translated sequence MKKMQEGFKGERSISLPEELLQTYCEDPLISNLYVRKIGYFPKVKFHYVQKTNKCDYAMLIYCTEGKGWYSIHGQKYTITASQFIIIPAATDYAFGADADDPWTIYWLQFRGHMSKSFVPLNADPVTILPDEHSRLQDRIRLFEEIYSRFSMGYIKEYMVYASMCLYTFLASLTCLNAYQHFTVKSRKEYPFSAKVIYYMQENIERKLDLDQMARYFKYSPSHFSMLFQKETGISPINFFINLKVQKACEYIDITNLKLNEIATRLGFDEPAYFSRVFTKVMGFSPSVYRKNEAKA